The Apostichopus japonicus isolate 1M-3 chromosome 10, ASM3797524v1, whole genome shotgun sequence genomic sequence TAAGGTGTTCTCAGGAGTATAGTCTTAAtgtgacatcatcgagccacaggTGCTTccaattttgatgtttttttttaattttatcacTCATTGTTATGTTCAAAGgccattattttaaaattgcaaCAGTAATTGTTTCAAATATGCTAGACTGACAAAACAAGTGGTCATACACCTTAGACCAAATCCATTTTAATACCATATCACCATTAACACATATATCCTTCATTGAGACATTTTATTGTCCAATTTTGACCTTGTTCGATGTCCACGCAGGGAAAGAATGTAAGGTAAAATCCGTCCGAAGAGTAATTGTTTTGAATAGAAATGATAGAAAGTGTTCTCTTTATGATAGACAGATACGCACCCCATAAACCTTCAGATAAACATATGCAATCGTGGTGCCTTTACTGTTGGTAGCTTCAAATATGAATGTGTATACATCAGGTGTATGACACCCAATCGACACCGTAAACCCTGCGTCTCCACATAGGAGTGCCACAACGCCAAGCTCTCGCTTGTTGTTACTTTCTGGAAATATCTCCTGGTACATAGTGACTTTAATGTTCTTCTCCCCTTTAACTATCATTGAGATGGTAGCTGTTTGGCCCACAGTACAAAATATTGGCTCGTCTGGGTCATTCTGTAGACCTTTTATTACTGGACGGCCtgtaataaatatgataaaacaaaccacacaaaacataacataatCAATCAATCGGATATAAGAACTAAATCTACAATTATCATTCCCAATTATCATATCGATAATTACGCAAACCAACCATATCCGGCCATTGGATATTTCCTCGTCACTTTTGACATCTCTAAAATATTCCGCTCTCCGAAATATGTGTTATTCCACATTGTAATATTCTTGAattttttccctttcattttgttgttgttgttggtgatGAAACACACCATATACTGCTTTTACATTCTTTgtaggtcataggtcaaatGCCTTTCATTTAACAAGCAGGCAATCGTTAGCAAACTTAAAAACGTATCTTCCAACACAAATGTCGGGCAAAGTTCGGTGTTGTTGCCTTTGCAAGCTAAACTGAATATTGAAATTATAACGTTATCTACAGGTGTATATGTGTGGTTTAAGGACTCATTGTGAAGGCTAAGTCTATTCTTAGCTATAGATACGTGACCATTGTGTCGTAAAAGAGCATCTactataaattaatattaaatataaaagagTTTTATGGACGATTGGGCTGTTGCTTTATACTAAGGTACCAGTTTAAGATATTCAAACTTGACCAAAAAACGGCTTCGTTTTCCTCTCTCCACAAATTGGAAAGGAAACACTCGAATTGGGAGAACGAGGTTTAGTTTCAACACGGATCAGAAGTGAGTAACCTTCTTACCGTAACAAACTGCTACATTTTAAATATGAAGTCAATGAAGGTATTTTGTTCCAAAGCCTGAGAATTCACTCTTTAAGAGTGCACTGGGTCATCAGTCTTTTAAGAACTCACCGAATAGTAACATAAATAAAAGGTAACACCAACAAAGAAGTTGCCATATGTATCTATTatgtaaaaaataatacaagcaggtccaaaataatataaacttgtccaaaataatataagcatatacaatataatatgagcatgtccaaactAATACGAGAATgttgaaaaataatgaaagagTGTTGAATGTAACTGCTAATTTCAACTTGATATGAACAGTTTGGACACATGTACCTATGGGCATGCTCATATCATTTTTGACACGATTATATAGTTTTagatatttaaaagaaaaatacatatgGCATTCTGTAGATGGGGTTTGCTCTATTTGGAGTTCAATTTGTACAGGATTTCAGTTTTAGGAGACAGTGGAGTTCACTCATCGAAAGAGTTGTTATTTTGGACACCATCAGATAGTGAATTTGTACTCTTTGGAATTAAAACTGTAGACATTAGCTTTTGACAACACTACATCTTTATCGCAAAGCATTATATCCTCTTTATATGCGGACAACATTTCCAACTAGGCTATACACACTGATTGTATTTCCAGAGGTTCGAAAGtagtaaggaaggtcgtcattccactgtaggcttttgCCAACTGTATAGAAAAAATGGTGGTcttgttttggtgacatattttgccttactatAGAGACCAATCACGTTGCTAACCAACTCTAAATCATGTTTTCATCCTAAGGCCGTATCACGAAAGCAATAATATTAATCAATAGTAAAACATGTTCTCGTTCCACAAATGAAACTCACCAACATCAAAATTACCAGGCTCGGGTAACGGTCTAGGTAAGGAACTATGTTGCCAAGTCTTAAAGGTAACGTCGGATGTTTCGATACCCATCTTCAACGATTTGGACGaaattaaaacagattgagGTGCGTTGGCTTTAGTCAAAGTGACAGAATGTTGTACTCCTCACAGTAGTTTTATAAGAAATTTTAtctaatttaataatttatattgGAATTCCCCCTTGTTCGGCTTTTACATATGCATGAGTTACATATCATGTATCTTTGCGCATGTTTTTGCACTATtaaccttttccttttttttttaaattaaaatttatgtGGAAATGTTGGATAGATGGTATGCAATGATGATAGCTGAGACTAGACACCTGCACTCGTGTCCTGCAACAGTGTGGTAAAATACGTAGACTTCGTTGGGCAATTTTATTCTAGGTAGTACTGCTTTTTTGTTGCCGATCACGCATAATACTGTGAGTTCGTTCTTTCGTTTGTCAACATACTCAAATCATCGCTACATAGCCTAACCCCTAATACACTCAACTATAGAGCTATACCAAAAGAGCATAGGCGATCAACAGCCACAGATAGCAGACCAGCCAAAATTGCGGATTCTCGCAGTACGCCAGAACGTTATATtaatagcgccctctatttgaTTCACCTTGCGTAACAGTCCTTGTGCGTGGACATTGTGTTTATTTGTGCCTAATTCTGCTGTTCATTGCGGAGTAAGcccatttatttatatttgaggGGTAAATAAGGTGTATTATTTTCAGTGAAAtacaaatttatgttaatttttaagcattttttcaGCCTTGGTAAGTAATGCGTTTATAATACCATACAAAAGCTCGTAAAGGACTATAGGGACATAAGTTATTGTAATGGTCATATGTTTCTCTGTATGCTTGATATAGAACGGTAGGAAAACCTTTATTTGGTCATGTTTGTCCTAAAGATAGGCCttcacctgtttttttttcatttatttatatactagTTACGTAACACAAACATTCTGGAAAATCGCGTAAAAAACGGTACTTCTAAATTTGTTGAGTTGATAATGTCTATTTATCCCGTTTACCATTCATAACATTAAAAGTTAACGATTCCACTTTCCTTCCTCTTtgataaacacaaacaaacaaaataaataaacaaacaattgcTAAGTTCCCACAATGCTTCAAACACAAATAAAAGTTTATTATCGATGAAATTTATAGCCATCAGTatttcgaaattcaattttcaaaatagaCACATCGATTTCATTTAAGGAATAAtaagtaaaagtaaaaacatattaatttgaagtaaaatgtgagtgtattaattaaaataaaaaagagcgTTCTAAAAAGTTTCTTTTAAGAGTATGATTTTTAGTCTAGCCTTTAAGTTGTTGTCAAATCTCACTAGATTGAAaatgggaaaagaaacaatcaTACCAATTTATTGAACCAAGTGTTTTTGCCAAATTAGTTGCCTTGTTTTTATGATAAAAgcattttattaaattaaatttcttaTTCTTTAGCAAATTAAGATAGCCATATAGAAATCACGAATTtcgcaaaaaaatatataaagaactaacaaagataattaattaCAACAGTTAAAAACATTAATGAAAATAAACCATCGAAGGTCTATCTGGCAGGcaaataaataatacaatataaGACCCCAAAAAATGTTCAGCATAAAAGCAAGATTAATTTACAAACTCTGATTCATCTGTTAAAAAATTTGCTAGTAATG encodes the following:
- the LOC139974795 gene encoding uncharacterized protein, producing MGIETSDVTFKTWQHSSLPRPLPEPGNFDVGRPVIKGLQNDPDEPIFCTVGQTATISMIVKGEKNIKVTMYQEIFPESNNKRELGVVALLCGDAGFTVSIGCHTPDVYTFIFEATNSKGTTIAYVYLKVYGRNEGG